GCTTACTTCAGTTCTGGGTCGTCGTGGTACTTAACCATTCCATCGCAGTGTTTGAATGGAGCATCGCACTGGACGGCAAGTTTATTCTTCACCCGTAAGTCTGAGATGTTACTCAGTTGATGGCAGCTGGGGCAGAGTAGCAACACGTCGTGGGAGGTGTGAGATTTCATTACAACCGGGAAGTGCCTTCTGTACTCTCGAGGGACAACGTTTTTCCGGAGATAGGCATCGCCGTGGCCGCAGACCACACAGCGATTCTCCTTAGGTGTCTGGTAGTACCGACCTACCTCACCCACTGCCCGGCCAGCAGGCTCAAAATTTAGACGCACCGTTAAGGGCTCATCAGAAATACGAGTGCCCAGATTTTGATCCACATACCATGATGCTTTGCGACGATCAATGGTACACAAGAGCTCGCCGTCTGGAGCCTGAAGGAAGCAGTTGTCATAGAACGCCTTGGACTGGGTGACAAGCTGACGATACTGCTGCTTTTTAGGGAGAAATTTCTTCTCTTTATATGGACCTGTCCCGGATCCCGCCTTATTTCGAGTCACTCCGCTGCCAGAAACGCTGAGCGAGAAGCCTTTCGTAAAGTCCACGTCGAGGAAGGGTTCAAACTTCTGTCGCAGACTTTGATCATTCAACTCTCGCCGATCCCAAAAGTGTCTGGGCTCCAGATCTTTGCACAACTTTTGGTATATTGCGACAGCCACCAGGGCATCATTGGCGGCATAGTTCAGTTGAGGTGGCTCCAGCTGCTTCGCCTCCCAGTTGGAGCAGGCCAGTCGCCAGCTCTTGTCCAGCGGATAGTCAAGATGTGTAAACGACAGCTTTCCAAGACCCTCTGGCTTGTGACCCGCCATGACGCACAAAAAGCGTAGGTCAAGTGTACTAGCCACACCCACACCGTAGTCGTGGGATAGCTTCATGGCATCCTCTTGAGGAGCCACACCGACCTTAATAACAGCATCGTCCTCGAGCAACTCTCGCAGATCCTTGGGTATCTGCTTCATATGGCACAAACGGAAGAGGGCACACAATCCTTGGTGGGAGCTTAGTTGAAGCAGGGCCACCGGTCGGCGACTGCCACCCACCGTAATCCATTCGCAGTCGAATCCTAACACCTTGAATTTCTGGCAGTGTCTGAGGGAGGAGCAAGTTAAGATAATTGTAATTActcattttattaaatctcACTGTTTCAGTTCTTTGATTATAAGTTGCGTGGCAGGATCCTGGGCGGAGTTGATCACTTCAACCCGCCGGTTCCGTAGAATGTCGCCACGGGGCAAGACCCGCAGCAAGGGTGCAAGCAGCGACTTTCGATGTCGCACCAAAACATAGACTAGGCCAACTCCAGCAGCTACAAGTGCCCATTTTCTTGTGTTGGACGGTCCTCCAGATTCCTTACTcattgttttcgttttccaAAAGCTAAGAAACAGCTGATCACCAGGGCTGGCAGCCTAAATGAtcttaaaataaagtaaaacgGACAATCTGGCAGTACTAGCTTTAAATAACTAAGCTGaataaatgattaaaaattcaaattggttttaaaaataaaacaggcATATAATTACAGaaagattatatttatatGATCGCTACAAAGTCCATATAAGAAAGAAAATCACATACCAtttatatagaaataaatgttatgaaaaatatatttccttaaaaatatttgtaatattaGTAAGCTCCAATAGAATTAAAACTAAGTtacttctttttttaaattttaatttggcGGGGAAAATCGGTTATCGGACTATCGAAGTTCTCGATTCAAAAACAACCTAGGTGAACAAGTTCAAGTTCAGCCAGCTGATCcgatttgttttggtttttcatgTGATATAACataataagaaaaattaagCGAGAAAAGCCGTTGGGAGCAACTACAATGTTCCAACACGGGCACCTACTGCTCTGGCGGTCAGTAATAGCGCGCAACCTGCACACCTCTCTCGTCCAGCAAATGAGCCACTACGAGTCTTTGGGAATCGGAAAACAATCCACGCAGAACGAAATCAAGGCTGCATATTACAAGCTTTCCATGCTTTACCATCCCGACAAGAACCAAGGAAGCGAAAGTGCGGCTAAGAAGTTTAGAGAAATCAATCAGGCTTACGAGGTGCTTGGTAACTACAGATTGCGGAGGTTGTATGACAAGGGAATTGTGCACACCGCTGGTGCACAATACTCACAGAATGTTCAGGATTATCCCGATCCCGTCGTGGAGGACGATCCAGAAACGAAATTCTACAAATCCCGCTTTCAGAAGTCAAAGGTGGCCGACTCCGAGGGACGGACTCCAATCTACGATTTTGACGAATGGTCCCGGTGCCACTACGGAAAGTCGTTCGACCGTAGACAGGCTGCTCAGGCAAAGCACGAACGAATCAGAGTACAAAAAGAGGCTAACCAGATTTCGGGTCAGACGGATTTGGTTTTGCTATCACTGCTCTTTGCCGGAGTTTCATTATATCTCATGTTCCTGGCGGAGAGCTCCTATGATAATCCAAAAACGCGAGCGGAAGAGCGGCACAAACGGTTAAGAGAGGAGCAAGGTCGGGTAGCCAAGGAATAGTATAACTTGAATCCGGCATAAGCATAGGTTTAGGCTTTAATGTTTTAATGAAGATGTCTGTTTTTGTGGATAGGAATCGAAAGGCCTTAGTTTTCAAGACACTAAGTTGCtaaataaattatgaataAGGAAGCCTCCATGAGAATGTGAATTCAAATGTGTAAATAAATAGACAATTTCATGACGAGATTAACAAAattaactttaattaaaatcttcCGCTGCGTTTTCGAGCAGTGTATTTTGTATCTGGACGTGTTTCCAATCCCTGGCGACGTCTGCGCTCTTTCTTGGCCAAAATCCAATCCCTGGACTTCTTGGGCGCCTTGCCGCGGGCTTCACGACAAGCATCGCGTTTTTTAATGTAGTTGACCCGTCGCTCTTCTTCTGGAGAACCTATATGAAGAAATCAAATAATTATGATCGATGATTGATAAAAAGAATAACTAAATCTTACCCAGCGCTTTTGGCAGTTCGGCAGCGCCTCCAGTCATTAGAACCAGGTAATATTTCTTGGCTTTGGCAGAGTTTGGATAATCGACAACCAAGCCGCCGTAGAAACCCGCCTTCATTGCCTGCGAGGTAACCATTTCGATTTGGTCCGAGTTCTCCGGATAAAATTGGAAAACAGCGCGAGCAGTACGGGTTAAGCAAGAGAACAGAGTTGTAAAAAACTTAAGTAGTCTCTTGTGCGGATTGTGATACGACTTGTCGGCGTTGCACAGCCACTGGAGGGCAGAGATCGAGATGGCTCCATCAAACGTTCCTGGTTTAAACGGCATTCCCTCGCCCATATCACCCAAGATAACATCTCCAGCCACTTCCCGTTCGACGGCTATGTCGAGCATTGATTTAGATATGTCTATTCCGATCCACATATGATCACTGTCCTCTAGAACGCTGCCTGAAAGGCCGGAACCGCAGCCTATATCCAAAATCAAGCGGGATTCATCATCATCTGGAAGCGCCAGCAGTTCTAAGGCACGTTCGGCCATTTCTACTTGGATCTCAATGATGCGGGTGctaaaatgttaataatttcACATCAATAATAGTCACAATATTGTAAAATATGATGCTTACTTTGTGGAGTACTTCTTGGCCTCATCGTCGTTGTAGaactaaataaattgcaaTCATCAGTATATATCTTGagtttaatatattaatatttacgATTTCTGGCGGCGCTGAATGCTCGGGTCTCCTGGCCATTTTGACAGTTTCTttctaaattttaataaaaaggtAGCGttcttaaataaacaaacgaaCCAAACACACGTGCAAAGAAAACAGCTGTTTTGTTATCGGGAATCCGATACCAACCTGCGGGTGGCCAGTTCCCACAACAAAACAAGTGGACAGCTCCACACGCCCCGCGAGTGGACAGTTTTACATATCAGTGAAAAACATAGCAGTGAAAATTCGTGAAAAGTGCTATTTTCCCTGTTAACTCAAAGCAATAATCATGTGAAGAATGCAATTTAAAGCAAACACTTATCAGTGAACACAGTGAAACGGTGAGTTGTGATAGAAAACTCCGGCAAAATTCATTGGAGGAGAACATTTGCATGAAAGTGTGGGTGCTAGGGTGTGAGTAGAGAAATGGTTACCTGTGCTAGTATTTGTGGGATACTTCTGACGCGTCAACAAATAATTATGGCTAGAGTGTAATGCTAATTAACGTAGTTATTTTTGTTAACAGAAATGCTTATATAAACTTTTATGGATGTCTTCTAGAGTGCCAATTGGCGAACGAAACCCGTTAACCAGTTAACCCGCTATGTCGACTCGTTTACCTTGCTCCCTTTTACTCAAAAAAAGCGAAATTTCCTCTagccaaaaaaagaagaaataaacaataacaaaagcaGGTTAAAAGACTCTCACAGGTAGAAGTCATGCTCTCGTTATGGCATCTCCTTAGCGCTCTCTTTACAGCTGTTTCTCTCTCGACTCCCCTCTTATCACAGATCAATAAAATGATTCAGTGGCTGTCAAACCAGTGAAATACATTTCAAACTGCATtacaaattgcatttttaagatgtaccttttttttttgcgaaataaataaagcacCCGAATTCAGGTTTATATGCGGCTTTGTTTGTATGTagtttttgcatatttatgaGCCCATCGGCACGGCTCGGCCCAAAACTGGTTCTTCTTTTTGGCAACGGAACATCTTTCACTCTTTCCAAGAACAACAttcccaatcccaatccccaTTCGGTGGTTACAAAATTGACGCAACAAGACGCGCTCGCGGTCGCTGGCCTCTCCACTCAACAAGTTTGCCAAAACCCCCAAAACGAAGCAGCAGGTGGGAATTCAGAAGCGGTATATGGAGACATGGATACCCTTTCAAAGGAATGGGTTCAACATTCTggataaaaatttaaaagataatgAGAAATAAAGAATAGATATTTTATTCCTTGTTCTATCAAGCTTATTAAAGACCATTATATAACTATTACCCCCTTTTATTAAGTTAGTTTCTTAATAAATTCATAACTAAGAACAATATGTCCATACCTCCTTCGCAAGTCAGTGTATAAACTACAACCGAACCCGCAAACTGACATCCATTTTGGAaaccagatacagatactgggGACAAAGACTTCCACagacagatacagatacaactGGAGAGCCAACTACAGATGCTCACAGGCTGCTGGGAAGAAGAGTCGGTCGGGCCTCAGTTGTGCGCCTCCAGTTCCCCAGAGCAAACCAAGTCGTTCCCGCCGGAAGAAAGTAAGGAAAGAAGATCAAGAAATGCGCAGCAGTGTGGTGATTAGGCCACTGCTGGTGGTTCTGCTATTGGGTCACCTGTCGTCTCCCGTTGAACCTGCTAACCTGCTGACCAGCTTTCTGCCGGCCTCCATGCAGGCACTGGCCTATTACATAGACCTTCTCCAGTATGAGCCACTTTCGAGCACAACGGTGGAGCCGCCTTTCAGTGCGGACGATGGAGGAGAATCCACCACAACCAGTGCACCCCCGCCAACAACGGCGAGGCCCACAAGAGCGAGGACTACTACCAGGCGACCGGGATCTTCCTCCTCTGGCTGGTGGCAGCCACCGAGCTGGTGGGAGACTCCCCAAAGAACCACCACCACGGAGAAACCAAGTGCACCGCCCACTCCCCCGCATCACCCCGCTATTTTTGCACCGCCTTCCCATTTAGAAGCCGCCAAAGTACTCGAGGGTCATGACCTCTTCGGAGAGATTGGCGATGATGCGGACTTTGACAAGCTGC
The Drosophila bipectinata strain 14024-0381.07 chromosome 3R, DbipHiC1v2, whole genome shotgun sequence DNA segment above includes these coding regions:
- the Exd2 gene encoding exonuclease 3'-5' domain-containing protein 2 — encoded protein: MSKESGGPSNTRKWALVAAGVGLVYVLVRHRKSLLAPLLRVLPRGDILRNRRVEVINSAQDPATQLIIKELKQHCQKFKVLGFDCEWITVGGSRRPVALLQLSSHQGLCALFRLCHMKQIPKDLRELLEDDAVIKVGVAPQEDAMKLSHDYGVGVASTLDLRFLCVMAGHKPEGLGKLSFTHLDYPLDKSWRLACSNWEAKQLEPPQLNYAANDALVAVAIYQKLCKDLEPRHFWDRRELNDQSLRQKFEPFLDVDFTKGFSLSVSGSGVTRNKAGSGTGPYKEKKFLPKKQQYRQLVTQSKAFYDNCFLQAPDGELLCTIDRRKASWYVDQNLGTRISDEPLTVRLNFEPAGRAVGEVGRYYQTPKENRCVVCGHGDAYLRKNVVPREYRRHFPVVMKSHTSHDVLLLCPSCHQLSNISDLRVKNKLAVQCDAPFKHCDGMVKYHDDPELKRVHSAGKALLYHGDKIPAAKVALMEQTLLDFYTDSTEVNEALLRQAVEVDYRVANSEYCQHGERVVQRYRDQFGGLVELERLWREHFLHTMQPRFLPELWSVNHNVDRLEVRANEGRVDEADLLVAGLEAKPKIG
- the LOC108121014 gene encoding dnaJ homolog subfamily C member 30, mitochondrial — protein: MFQHGHLLLWRSVIARNLHTSLVQQMSHYESLGIGKQSTQNEIKAAYYKLSMLYHPDKNQGSESAAKKFREINQAYEVLGNYRLRRLYDKGIVHTAGAQYSQNVQDYPDPVVEDDPETKFYKSRFQKSKVADSEGRTPIYDFDEWSRCHYGKSFDRRQAAQAKHERIRVQKEANQISGQTDLVLLSLLFAGVSLYLMFLAESSYDNPKTRAEERHKRLREEQGRVAKE
- the LOC108121013 gene encoding 18S rRNA (guanine-N(7))-methyltransferase yields the protein MARRPEHSAPPEIFYNDDEAKKYSTNTRIIEIQVEMAERALELLALPDDDESRLILDIGCGSGLSGSVLEDSDHMWIGIDISKSMLDIAVEREVAGDVILGDMGEGMPFKPGTFDGAISISALQWLCNADKSYHNPHKRLLKFFTTLFSCLTRTARAVFQFYPENSDQIEMVTSQAMKAGFYGGLVVDYPNSAKAKKYYLVLMTGGAAELPKALGSPEEERRVNYIKKRDACREARGKAPKKSRDWILAKKERRRRQGLETRPDTKYTARKRSGRF
- the ImpE3 gene encoding uncharacterized protein ImpE3, with product MRSSVVIRPLLVVLLLGHLSSPVEPANLLTSFLPASMQALAYYIDLLQYEPLSSTTVEPPFSADDGGESTTTSAPPPTTARPTRARTTTRRPGSSSSGWWQPPSWWETPQRTTTTEKPSAPPTPPHHPAIFAPPSHLEAAKVLEGHDLFGEIGDDADFDKLPLSLIRDIQSENEDFTNDVESLDNFLRLYDDNYGRAAFDFESAMDRWSSASIAGKKRVPPTKPYVDFLLVYDLLKRDAKANNLSKYEGYSEDLLEQLHELSQASSARQLHTLFQRMLLRGDIQRSDVVSRVQGIIKDLGNPNSPTSKALTYIPSMQFLP